In Cydia pomonella isolate Wapato2018A chromosome 1, ilCydPomo1, whole genome shotgun sequence, one genomic interval encodes:
- the LOC133522527 gene encoding b(0,+)-type amino acid transporter 1 isoform X1: MREKLAALLRSAVRAPPASADKLRAGAIDPVIVFPDEGSVHESGLVWRGCSAGCDAEDGATGALTDGNSNPGDKLEGSDSAQDDPVHLKRRVGLFSGVALIVGTMIGSGIFVSPSGLLERTGSVGISFIIWMACGLLSLLGALAYAELGTMNTSSGAEYAYFMDAFGGPPAFLFSWVSTLVLKPSQMAIICLSFAKYAVEPFVNECEPPDALVKLVAVISIVMILAVNCYSVNLATNVQNIFTAAKLVAIAIIVCGGAYKLILGNTRHLQEPNFSTSTATFGNIATAFYTGLWAYDGWNNLNYVTEEIMNPSKNLPLSIIIGIPLVTLCYALVNVSYLTVMSVSEMVDSEAVAVTFGNRLLGPMAWLMPLAVTISTFGSANGTLFVAGRLCFAASREGHLLDILSYVHVRRFTPAPGLIFHSLIAVAMVLYGTIDSLIDFFSFTAWIFYGGAMLALIVMRRTKPHAPRPYKVPIIIPYIVLLVSTYLVIAPIIQTPQWEYLYATGFIFGGMLVYLPFVKWGYSLPFMDKITVFLQMLLEVVPTSTTFEY; encoded by the exons ATGCGTGAGAAACTCGCGGCGCTGCTGCGTAGCGCGGTGCGTGCGCCGCCGGCCAGCGCGGACAAGCTGCGCGCAGGCGCCATTGATCCCGTCATCGTCTTCCCAGATGAAG GGAGCGTACACGAAAGCGGACTGGTATGGCGCGGGTGCTCCGCCGGCTGCGACGCCGAAGACGGCGCGACAGGAGCGCTCACCGACGGTAACTCCAATCCAGGAGACAAG TTGGAGGGGTCGGACTCAGCTCAGGACGACCCTGTTCACCTCAAGAGACGGGTGGGACTCTTCAGTGGGGTGGCTCTAATTGTCGGCACCATGATAG GATCTGGAATATTCGTCTCGCCCTCTGGGCTGCTGGAGCGCACTGGTTCGGTGGGCATCAGCTTCATCATTTGGATGGCGTGTGGCCTACTCTCATTGCTGG GAGCGCTCGCGTACGCGGAGCTGGGAACTATGAACACGTCGTCGGGTGCCGAGTATGCGTACTTCATGGACGCCTTCGGAGGACCACCCGCGTTTCTATTTTCCTGG GTGTCAACTCTGGTGCTGAAACCGTCGCAAATGGCAATCATCTGCCTGAGCTTCGCCAAGTACGCAGTGGAGCCGTTCGTGAATGAATGCGAACCGCCCGATGCGCTTGTCAAACTGGTAGCGGTCATTTCAATAG TGATGATATTAGCGGTGAACTGCTACAGCGTGAACCTGGCCACAAACGTCCAGAACATCTTCACCGCCGCGAAGTTAGTCGCTATCGCCATCATCGTGTGCGGCGGCGCTTACAAATTGATATTAG GTAATACGCGACATTTACAGGAGCCCAACTTCTCGACTAGCACCGCCACCTTCGGCAACATTGCCACGGCCTTCTACACCGGCCTGTGGGCCTACGACGGCTGGAACAATCTCAACTATGTCACTGAAGAAATTATGAATCCATCCAA AAATCTCCCATTGAGCATTATAATTGGCATCCCACTGGTGACTCTGTGCTACGCGCTAGTCAACGTGTCCTACCTGACTGTGATGTCGGTGAGCGAGATGGTGGACAGCGAGGCCGTGGCCGTCACGTTCGGGAACCGACTGCTGGGGCCCATGGCGTGGCTCATGCCGTTGGCCGTCACCATATCAACATTTGGCTCCGCAAATGGCACTCTGTTCGTTGCTGGAAG GTTGTGTTTTGCCGCGTCCAGAGAGGGTCACTTGTTGGACATCCTCTCCTACGTCCACGTTCGCCGCTTCACGCCAGCTCCGGGACTTATTTTCCAT TCCCTGATTGCTGTTGCAATGGTGTTGTACGGAACTATAGACTCGCTGATTGATTTCTTCTCGTTCACGGCGTGGATATTCTACGGCGGCGCCATGCTGGCGTTGATCGTCATGAGACGCACTAAGCCCCATGCACCGAGACCCTATAag GTGCCCATTATAATACCGTACATCGTACTTCTGGTGTCAACGTATTTGGTAATAGCTCCGATAATCCAGACGCCTCAATGGGAATACCTGTACGCTACTGGTTTCATATTCGGAGGCATGTTGGTATACCTACCCTTCGTGAAATGGGGTTATTCTCTGCCGTTCATGG ATAAAATTACCGTTTTCTTGCAAATGCTATTGGAAGTGGTGCCAACGTCGACGACATTTGAATATTAA
- the LOC133522527 gene encoding b(0,+)-type amino acid transporter 1 isoform X2 translates to MLHHEQPHRNACNGSVHESGLVWRGCSAGCDAEDGATGALTDGNSNPGDKLEGSDSAQDDPVHLKRRVGLFSGVALIVGTMIGSGIFVSPSGLLERTGSVGISFIIWMACGLLSLLGALAYAELGTMNTSSGAEYAYFMDAFGGPPAFLFSWVSTLVLKPSQMAIICLSFAKYAVEPFVNECEPPDALVKLVAVISIVMILAVNCYSVNLATNVQNIFTAAKLVAIAIIVCGGAYKLILGNTRHLQEPNFSTSTATFGNIATAFYTGLWAYDGWNNLNYVTEEIMNPSKNLPLSIIIGIPLVTLCYALVNVSYLTVMSVSEMVDSEAVAVTFGNRLLGPMAWLMPLAVTISTFGSANGTLFVAGRLCFAASREGHLLDILSYVHVRRFTPAPGLIFHSLIAVAMVLYGTIDSLIDFFSFTAWIFYGGAMLALIVMRRTKPHAPRPYKVPIIIPYIVLLVSTYLVIAPIIQTPQWEYLYATGFIFGGMLVYLPFVKWGYSLPFMDKITVFLQMLLEVVPTSTTFEY, encoded by the exons GGAGCGTACACGAAAGCGGACTGGTATGGCGCGGGTGCTCCGCCGGCTGCGACGCCGAAGACGGCGCGACAGGAGCGCTCACCGACGGTAACTCCAATCCAGGAGACAAG TTGGAGGGGTCGGACTCAGCTCAGGACGACCCTGTTCACCTCAAGAGACGGGTGGGACTCTTCAGTGGGGTGGCTCTAATTGTCGGCACCATGATAG GATCTGGAATATTCGTCTCGCCCTCTGGGCTGCTGGAGCGCACTGGTTCGGTGGGCATCAGCTTCATCATTTGGATGGCGTGTGGCCTACTCTCATTGCTGG GAGCGCTCGCGTACGCGGAGCTGGGAACTATGAACACGTCGTCGGGTGCCGAGTATGCGTACTTCATGGACGCCTTCGGAGGACCACCCGCGTTTCTATTTTCCTGG GTGTCAACTCTGGTGCTGAAACCGTCGCAAATGGCAATCATCTGCCTGAGCTTCGCCAAGTACGCAGTGGAGCCGTTCGTGAATGAATGCGAACCGCCCGATGCGCTTGTCAAACTGGTAGCGGTCATTTCAATAG TGATGATATTAGCGGTGAACTGCTACAGCGTGAACCTGGCCACAAACGTCCAGAACATCTTCACCGCCGCGAAGTTAGTCGCTATCGCCATCATCGTGTGCGGCGGCGCTTACAAATTGATATTAG GTAATACGCGACATTTACAGGAGCCCAACTTCTCGACTAGCACCGCCACCTTCGGCAACATTGCCACGGCCTTCTACACCGGCCTGTGGGCCTACGACGGCTGGAACAATCTCAACTATGTCACTGAAGAAATTATGAATCCATCCAA AAATCTCCCATTGAGCATTATAATTGGCATCCCACTGGTGACTCTGTGCTACGCGCTAGTCAACGTGTCCTACCTGACTGTGATGTCGGTGAGCGAGATGGTGGACAGCGAGGCCGTGGCCGTCACGTTCGGGAACCGACTGCTGGGGCCCATGGCGTGGCTCATGCCGTTGGCCGTCACCATATCAACATTTGGCTCCGCAAATGGCACTCTGTTCGTTGCTGGAAG GTTGTGTTTTGCCGCGTCCAGAGAGGGTCACTTGTTGGACATCCTCTCCTACGTCCACGTTCGCCGCTTCACGCCAGCTCCGGGACTTATTTTCCAT TCCCTGATTGCTGTTGCAATGGTGTTGTACGGAACTATAGACTCGCTGATTGATTTCTTCTCGTTCACGGCGTGGATATTCTACGGCGGCGCCATGCTGGCGTTGATCGTCATGAGACGCACTAAGCCCCATGCACCGAGACCCTATAag GTGCCCATTATAATACCGTACATCGTACTTCTGGTGTCAACGTATTTGGTAATAGCTCCGATAATCCAGACGCCTCAATGGGAATACCTGTACGCTACTGGTTTCATATTCGGAGGCATGTTGGTATACCTACCCTTCGTGAAATGGGGTTATTCTCTGCCGTTCATGG ATAAAATTACCGTTTTCTTGCAAATGCTATTGGAAGTGGTGCCAACGTCGACGACATTTGAATATTAA